The Streptomyces sp. NBC_00224 genome has a window encoding:
- a CDS encoding pirin family protein, giving the protein MSNLDRQATLSVCGGRGFVVAEPVRELLSPRTVKLGESTEVRRLLPNLGRRMVGAWAFVDHYGPDDIADEPGMQVPPHPHMGLQTVSWLHEGEVLHRDSLGSLQTVRPRELGLMTSGRAISHSEESPRPHARLLHGAQLWVALPDAHRHTEPHFQHHADLPTVTAPGLKATVILGELDGAASPGTIYSPLVGADLTLTAGADLALPLDPDFEYAVLSMSGEAHVDGVPVLPGSMLYLGCGRTELPLHAPSDASLMLLGGEPFEEEIVMWWNFIGRSQADIEEAREEWMSGARFGEVKGYDGERLAAPALPAVALKARGRVR; this is encoded by the coding sequence ATGAGCAATCTCGATCGTCAAGCCACACTCTCCGTGTGCGGCGGCCGCGGCTTCGTCGTCGCCGAGCCGGTGCGCGAGCTGCTGTCGCCGCGCACCGTCAAGCTCGGCGAGTCCACCGAGGTCCGCCGGCTGCTGCCGAACCTCGGCCGCCGCATGGTCGGCGCCTGGGCCTTCGTCGACCACTACGGCCCGGACGACATCGCCGACGAGCCCGGTATGCAGGTGCCGCCGCACCCGCACATGGGGCTGCAGACGGTGAGCTGGCTGCACGAGGGCGAGGTGCTGCACCGCGACAGCCTCGGCAGCCTGCAGACCGTACGCCCGCGCGAGCTCGGCCTGATGACCTCGGGGCGGGCGATCAGCCACTCCGAGGAGAGCCCCCGCCCGCACGCCCGCCTCCTGCACGGCGCCCAGCTCTGGGTCGCCCTGCCCGACGCCCACCGCCACACCGAGCCGCACTTCCAGCACCACGCGGACCTCCCCACGGTCACCGCCCCGGGCCTGAAGGCCACGGTGATCCTGGGCGAGCTCGACGGCGCGGCGTCGCCGGGCACGATCTACAGCCCCCTGGTGGGCGCCGACCTGACCCTGACGGCCGGCGCGGACCTCGCCCTGCCCCTCGACCCGGACTTCGAGTACGCGGTCCTGTCGATGTCCGGCGAGGCCCACGTGGACGGCGTCCCGGTCCTCCCCGGCTCCATGCTCTACCTCGGCTGCGGCCGCACCGAACTCCCCCTGCACGCCCCCTCGGACGCCTCCCTCATGCTCCTGGGCGGCGAGCCGTTCGAGGAGGAGATCGTGATGTGGTGGAACTTCATCGGCCGCTCGCAGGCGGACATCGAGGAGGCGCGGGAGGAGTGGATGTCGGGGGCGCGGTTCGGTGAGGTGAAGGGGTATGACGGGGAGCGGTTGGCCGCGCCCGCGCTGCCGGCGGTGGCGTTGAAGGCTCGGGGGAGGGTGCGCTGA
- a CDS encoding M4 family metallopeptidase: METNTVFCTIIPPHVLDKLAQAEDPTTFEPARRTLEHDALQRTRRRITTVRGMAAPTGTPSDKPTRTIYDARSQETLPGSKVHTESDTPSQDATVNRAHAGLGATFELYLKAYGRHSIDDSGLPLEATVHYGEKYDNAFWNGEQMVFGDGDGELFLDFTIPVDVIGHELTHGVTQFTANLEYFGQSGALNESVSDVFGSLIKQYALGQSADQADWLIGAGLLGPRIHGEALRSMRAPGTAYDDPQLGKDPQPATMEDFVRTSRDNGGVHINSGIPNHAFYLAATALGGNAWERAGKIWYATLTGGELASDAQFADFGRLTVATARGLYGDGDELQAVTKAWGQVGVELT, translated from the coding sequence ATGGAGACCAACACCGTGTTCTGCACCATCATCCCGCCCCATGTCCTCGACAAGCTCGCGCAGGCCGAGGACCCCACCACGTTCGAGCCAGCGCGCCGCACCCTTGAGCACGACGCGCTCCAGCGCACCCGGCGCCGGATCACCACCGTGCGTGGCATGGCCGCCCCCACGGGCACGCCCTCCGACAAGCCCACCCGCACGATTTACGACGCCAGGTCGCAGGAGACGCTGCCCGGTTCGAAGGTGCACACCGAGAGCGACACGCCGTCGCAGGACGCGACCGTCAACCGGGCGCACGCCGGGCTCGGTGCCACTTTCGAGCTGTATCTCAAGGCGTACGGGCGGCACTCGATCGACGACTCCGGACTGCCGCTGGAGGCGACCGTCCACTACGGCGAGAAGTACGACAACGCCTTCTGGAACGGCGAGCAGATGGTGTTCGGCGACGGGGACGGCGAGCTCTTCCTCGACTTCACCATCCCGGTCGACGTCATCGGCCACGAACTCACCCACGGCGTCACGCAGTTCACCGCCAACCTGGAGTACTTCGGGCAGTCGGGCGCGCTCAACGAGTCGGTCTCGGACGTCTTCGGCTCACTCATCAAGCAGTACGCGCTCGGGCAGTCCGCCGACCAGGCCGACTGGCTGATCGGCGCCGGGCTGCTCGGCCCGCGCATCCACGGCGAGGCGCTGCGGTCGATGAGGGCGCCGGGCACGGCGTACGACGACCCGCAGCTCGGCAAGGACCCGCAGCCCGCCACGATGGAGGACTTCGTGCGCACCAGCCGGGACAACGGCGGAGTGCACATCAACTCGGGCATCCCCAACCACGCGTTCTACCTGGCGGCCACGGCGCTGGGCGGCAACGCCTGGGAGCGGGCCGGGAAGATCTGGTACGCCACGCTGACCGGCGGAGAGCTGGCGAGCGACGCCCAGTTCGCCGACTTCGGCCGCCTCACGGTCGCCACCGCCCGCGGCCTGTACGGCGACGGCGACGAGCTCCAGGCCGTCACCAAGGCGTGGGGCCAGGTCGGGGTGGAGCTCACCTGA
- the corA gene encoding magnesium/cobalt transporter CorA, producing the protein MIRNLRRAVRRAYRRTVDLSHPARSPLGSAVVNCVVYRDGVRQPGDCPVDEAVRRVRKAGEGFVWVGLHEPSAEEFAGIAELFELHPLAVEDAVRAHQRPQVQPYDDVLFAVFKTVGYVEHEELTATSEVVETGELMIFTGPDFVVTVRHGKHGSLGPLREALEKTPDQLAKGPAAVLHAIADHVVDDYLVVIDAMQDDVDAVETAVFSDTAGRGDAGRIYQLKRELLEFKRAVTPLYRPLQALATGPMPHIGPDTQPYFRDVFDHLARVNEQIGSFDALLDSILQAHLAQVTVAQNEDMRKITAWAAIVAVPTMVCGIYGMNFDNMPELHWKYGYFLALALMAVACFAIHRGFRRNGWL; encoded by the coding sequence ATGATCCGCAACCTCCGCAGGGCGGTCCGCCGTGCCTACCGCCGCACGGTGGACCTCAGCCACCCGGCCCGCTCGCCTCTCGGCAGCGCCGTGGTGAACTGCGTGGTCTACCGGGACGGGGTGCGCCAGCCGGGCGACTGCCCGGTGGACGAGGCCGTACGGCGGGTGCGCAAGGCCGGGGAGGGGTTCGTGTGGGTCGGGCTGCACGAGCCGAGCGCCGAGGAGTTCGCCGGGATCGCCGAGCTCTTCGAGCTGCACCCGCTGGCCGTCGAGGACGCGGTCCGCGCCCATCAGCGGCCGCAGGTCCAGCCGTACGACGACGTGCTGTTCGCGGTCTTCAAGACCGTCGGCTACGTCGAGCACGAGGAGCTGACCGCGACCAGCGAGGTCGTCGAGACCGGTGAGTTGATGATTTTCACCGGGCCCGACTTCGTGGTCACCGTGCGGCACGGCAAGCACGGCTCGCTCGGTCCGCTGCGCGAGGCCCTGGAGAAGACGCCCGACCAGCTCGCCAAGGGCCCGGCGGCGGTGCTGCACGCCATAGCGGACCACGTCGTCGACGACTACCTCGTGGTCATCGACGCCATGCAGGACGACGTGGACGCCGTCGAGACCGCCGTGTTCAGCGACACCGCCGGGCGCGGCGACGCGGGCCGCATCTACCAGCTCAAGCGCGAACTCCTGGAGTTCAAGCGGGCGGTGACGCCGCTGTACCGCCCGCTCCAGGCCCTCGCCACCGGGCCGATGCCGCACATCGGCCCGGACACCCAGCCGTACTTCCGCGACGTCTTCGACCATCTGGCCCGGGTCAACGAGCAGATCGGCTCCTTCGACGCGCTGCTCGACTCGATCCTCCAGGCCCATCTGGCGCAGGTGACGGTGGCCCAGAACGAGGACATGCGCAAGATCACGGCGTGGGCGGCGATCGTCGCGGTGCCGACGATGGTGTGCGGGATCTACGGCATGAACTTCGACAACATGCCGGAACTGCACTGGAAGTACGGGTACTTCCTCGCCCTCGCCCTCATGGCCGTCGCCTGCTTCGCCATCCACCGGGGCTTCCGCCGCAACGGCTGGCTGTGA
- a CDS encoding tetratricopeptide repeat protein — translation MVDSYYESGTTAERWDRAQLFFEAKEYVTAVRILTGIVDEVPEQVAPRLLLARAYYHSAQLKKAEAELRSVLERDPVEQYATLMLGRTLERQGRPEDAARYLRLAAAFDGEVPAQQR, via the coding sequence GTGGTCGACAGCTACTACGAGTCCGGCACCACCGCCGAGCGCTGGGACCGCGCCCAGCTGTTCTTCGAGGCCAAGGAGTACGTCACAGCCGTACGCATCCTGACCGGCATCGTCGACGAGGTGCCCGAGCAGGTCGCGCCGCGGCTGCTGCTCGCCCGCGCCTACTACCACTCCGCCCAGCTCAAGAAGGCCGAGGCCGAGCTGCGTTCCGTCCTGGAGCGCGACCCCGTCGAGCAGTACGCGACGCTGATGCTCGGCCGCACCCTGGAGCGCCAGGGCCGGCCCGAGGACGCGGCCCGCTATCTGCGCCTCGCCGCCGCCTTCGACGGGGAGGTCCCGGCACAGCAGCGGTGA